The Amycolatopsis umgeniensis DNA segment GCCACGCTGGTGGACATCTTCAGTGTCTCGGAAGAGGAGAAGGTCATCGCGGACGCGGTGCAGTCCGCGCTGGAGACGCAGGCCCCGCATCTCGAGGTGATCCGCAACGGTGACGCGGTCCTCGCGCGCACGAATCTCGGCCGCCCGTCGCGGGTTTTGCTGGCCGGGCACCTCGACACCGTGCCGGTCAACGAGAACATGCCCGTGCGCCGCGAGGGGACCGGTGACGACGAGATCCTGCACGGTCTGGGCACCGTCGACATGAAGAGCGGCGACGCCGTCTTCCTGCACCTCGCCGCCGCCCTGCGCGAGCCGAAGCACGACATCACCTTCGTGTTCTACGACTGCGAAGAGATCGAAGCGACGAAGAACGGTCTCGGCCGCATCGAGCGCGAGCTGCCCGAGTGGCTGCAAGCCGATCTCGCGATCCTCGGCGAGCCTTCGAACGGCGGTATCGAGGGCGGTTGCCAGGGCACGATGCGGATCGAGATCCGCGTCGAAGGCGTCCGGGCGCACACCGCGCGCGGCTGGATGGGCGTCAACGCGATCCACGGCCTCGCCGAACCGCTGCGCAGGCTGGCCGAGTACACGCCGCGCGTGGTCGACATCGACGGCCTGACCTACCGCGAAGGCCTGCAGGCCACGAAGATCGGCGGCGGTGTCGCGGGCAACGTCGTGCCGGACGAGGCCGTGCTGACGATCAACCACCGGTTCGCCCCCGACCGCAGCGCGGAAGAAGCGGAGGCGCACCTACGCGAGGTCTTCGAGGGCTACGACGTCAAGATTGTCGACTTGTCGCCAGGAGCGTTGCCCGGCCTCAGCGCCCCCGCGGCGGCCGAGCTGGTCGCCGCGGCAGGTGGCAAGGCTGTCGCGAAGCTGGGCTGGACCGACGTCGCGCGCTTCGCGGCTCTCGGGATTCCGGCGGTGAACTTCGGCCCCGGAGACCCGACACTCGCGCACACGCGGCAGGAGAACGTGCGGGCGGGCGAGATCCGGCAGGTCGCCGCGGTGCTGCGCGAATTCCTCAGCTAGCCAGGGCGAGCAGTTCGCCGATCGCCTGTTCCGGGCCGCCGTAGGTGAGGAACGAGATGACGAACATGGGCGCGACCACGCGGCTCCAGGCGTACAGCCTGTCCCCGTCGAGACCGCACGCGTCCGCCACCAGACGGCAACGGGCCTCGACGCCCTCGTACCCGGCGCCGCCCACCACGTAGTCGACGGCGTCGAAGCACGGATCGCCCACGCACGCCTTCGGATCGATCGCGATCAGTCCGCGCGACGCGCCTCCGTCCAAGACGTTGCCGAGGTGCAGATCGCCGTGGAGCAGCACGTTCGTGGTTTGCGTGTCCAGCAGCTCCTCGCAGCGTTCGATCGCTCGTTGCCAGGTGTCCTCGCCGATCCGGGCGCTGATGGCCGGGTCGGCCAGCCGTTTGCCGATCCGGGCGAAGGACTCCTCGAACCGGCCTCGCAGGCGTAGCGGCCAGTCCGCGGGCGGGGCCACGGAGTGCAGCGCGGTGAGCAGTTCGCCCCATCGCTGAGGCAAGGACGACGGCGGCAGGTCCTCGGCCGCGGTGCCCGGCAGGATCTCCTCGAGCACCATCGCGCCGGCGTCCGCGTCGGCGGCCAGCACGGCGGGCACCCGGCCCGAAGGCGCGAACACGCGCAGCATCTCGACCTGCTTGGCCAGCAGTGCCCCGTCCGGGCTGAGTTTGAGCACCGCCGGTGTCCCGTCAGGCCAGCTGCAGCGCAGCACGACGGACGAGGCTCCACTTTCGAACAACTCACCGACGACGAATCCCCAGCGCGAAGCCAGCCGCGCGGCGAGCGCCGGGACGTCGGCGAGCCACCCTTCGGCGCCGGGACCGAAGCGGTCCACCAAACGAGCGCCGATGTCCTCCATGTCCACCCCGGTCACTTCTGAACGTCCTCCTCAGCCCCGAGCAAGAGCAGACCGCGTCGCAGCAGATCCGCGGCCTCTTCGGAGCGCCCCTGGTCGCGAAGCAGCTCTCCCGCCTTGTCGATTGAAGCAGCCAGGACGCCGCGAGCGTCGCGGAGGGCGGCGACGTCGATGGCGTGCGCGAAGCCCGCTTCGGCTGATTCCAGGTCTCCGCGTGCCAGGGCCAGCGAGCCTTGTTGGAACGTGAGTGACGCGGAGTGCGGCGAGTCCGCCGGGATGGCTTCGGCCGCTTCGGCGAGCAGCGCGGCCGCGTCGTCGAGACGGCCGAGTTCGCGACAGACGTCGGCGAGTTCCAAAGTGACGGCATGATCGGCCGCGGCCGATCGTGACGCGCGAAGATCCGCGAGGGCGCCTTCGAGATCGTCGGTGCGCCGGGCCAGCGCCCGGGCGAACAGGCACCGGGCCAGCACCGGCCGCAGGGCTCGTTCGTGGAGCAGGTCGTGCAGGATCGACACGGCCGCGACGGCGTCGGCAATCCGCCCTTCGCCGAGGTACGCCTCGGCCAGCCGACGCTGGTTCTCGGTGAGTTCGGACAGGATCTCCTCGCCGCCGCGGGCCAGCCGCAATGCCTCGCCCGCGTGGTACGCGGCCTGGACGGTCTCGCCCAGACGGAGCTGCCCGTCGGCGAGGTACGCGTGCAGTGTCAGCAGGAGCACCGGATGCGGATGACGCCCGAGGCTCGCGTCGAGCGCCGTCCGGAGCAGGTGCATCGCGTGGTGCGGCTCGCCGCGGCCGATCAGGACGTTCGCCCGCAGCGCGACGGCCAGTTCGCGGTACGGCGGGATGTCGCCGCCCAGAGCGGCTTCGGCGGCGGCCACCTGCCGCGGCCGGGTGTCACCCTCGGTGAACCGCGCGAGCCACAGCCAGGCGAGTCCGGCCTGGCGATCACGGCCGATCTTCTCCGCCAGCCGCGCCAGCCGCCGCATCTTGGGCGCCGAACCGTTCCCCGCGAGGAAGTCCGCCGCGGCCGCCGCGATGTCCAGGTCGAGCCGGACGTCGTCGCGGGGCGAGGTCACGCCGAGCAGTTCACCGGTGTCCACCCCGAGCCGCGCGGCGAAGTGGCGCAACGCGTCGCCCGACGGTGTCCGCGCACCGGTTTCGACGGATGAGACGTACGCGGCGGTGTAGTGCGGTTCGGCGAGTTCACGCTGGGTGAAGCCGCGATCGGCACGCAGCCGCCGCAGCCGTCCGCCGACCTCCTCACCCATGACCGAGAACGATACGGCCGAACGAGCCGAAAGGTTGCGCGTGCGGACCCACAACTTCTCGCGGCTCCGGTCCGTATCTCCCCAGGAGACCGAAATTCTCCGGGAGGACCGATGACCATGCGCGGGGTTCTGGCCGTCATCGTGTGCGTCCTGGTGGCCGCCGGCTGCGAAGCTCACTCGATCGCCCCTCCCGTGGTGACGCCGGCACCCGCCGTTTCGGCAACGGTTTCGGCCAGCGGCTCTTTCCCGGCGGCGAAGGTCCGGTCGCCGGGCAGGCCGGAAGGCTGCTGCGGTACCGCGTCGCCGTCGAAGCCGACATTGCCGGTGTGAGCCCGGACGGACCGTTCGACTTCACGCTCTACCTCGCGACGCCGAAGACGCACGATGTCCTGTGTGGCAGGCCGGACGGCTACACCTCGTGCCGCAACGGGAACAGCGTCGTGCTCAGGCTCGGGCGCGGTCAGGAGACCTGTCCCGTGCCGGGCGCCCTCGCGCCGGTGATGCGACAGCAGACCCTCGGCCTGCACGGCTGCGAGCCGAATCCCTGGCCCTATCCGGACGGCACGCAGTACTCGGGTCCTTCGGGGGAATACGACGATCCGATCCCGCGCGGCGACTCGTGAGTGGCAAGGGTGGCTAGGGCCAAAGGTGCCTACTGGCATTCTGGCTGCGGTTGGTCGCAGGTCCGGTCCGTGAAGGCCTCCTTGCCTACCCTGAAGGTAGTGAAGGAGGCCTTCACGGAAGGCCCCCTTCACGCGGCTCAGCCGAAAACTCGACCCTCGCGCGGCTTTACCGGCCCTGCAACGACCTCACGTTGTTCCCGAAGGTCCAGTTCCGCGAGCCGTCCCAGTTGATCGACCAGGTCATCAGGCCCTTCAGCGCCGGAATGCTGCGGTAGGCCTGGGAAACCAGGCCCGTCGACATGTACCCGCCACCGGCGCCGGCCTGCGCGGGCAGACCCGGGACCTGCTTGTCGTAGGGGACGCGGATCGTCTGACCCTGGATCACGAGCCCCTTGTCGAGACATTCCGTCTGCTTGACGAAGCCCTGGACCGTCCCGGCCTGATACGAATCACCGGAGCAGCCGTACATGCTTCCGTTGTAGTACTGCATGTTCAGCCACCACAGCCTGCCGTTGTCCGCGTACTTCTTGATGACCGGCAGGTACGCGCCCCAGATCGAGCCGTAGACGACGCTGCCACCGGTGACGTAGGCGGTCTCGGGCGCCATGGTGAGCCCGAAGTTCGACGGCATCGCGGCGAGCACGCCGTCGATGATGCGGATGAGGTTCTTCTGCGACGCGGAAAGCGTCCCGATGTTCCCGCCGCCGACGAGTCCGGTCTCGATGTCGATGTCGATCCCGTCGAAGTTGTACTTCTTCAGGATCGGCACGATGGTCGCGATGAATTTGTCCGCCACCGTCGCCGAATTGAGGTCGATGCCCGCGGTGGCACCGCCGATGGACATCAGGATCGTCGCGCCGGCGTCTTTCGCGGCGCACATTTCGGACGGTGTCGCGACCTTCACAGTCGCGTCCATCCCATCCTCCCATTTTGCCGTTCCGTCGGACAGGATGACCGGAAAGGCCGCGTTGATCACGTTGTATCCGTTGGATTTGATCCGAGCGTCGGTGATCGGGATCCAGCCGAGCGGCGGATGTACGCCGTTGGAAGCGCCGTCCCAGTTCTCCCAGTAGCCCTGCAGGACTTTGCCCGCGGGCTTCGATTTGACCGCGCAGGTCTCGGCGTCCACCGCGGCCTGCGCCGGGGTCAGGACGACGAGGGTGGTGACGGCGAGTACCGCCGCGCCGGTGATTGCGAGCAGCCGTGAGACGCGACCGAACATACCCAGCTCCCATCTCGAAAGCGGTTGTGAACGAACAGGAAGCGGCCGTTCGGCTCAACATAGGTCGCGGTGCCCGGCCCCCGCTACCGACGATCGGGTGGTCTAGACCAGATATCGAAAGGTTGTCCGAAAATCTCTCTCACGCACGAAGGCCATCCCACGAGGCCGGGTGTCCTCGTGAGATGGCCTTCGCCATTCGGATGGTCAGACGGTGATCGTCCAGCTGTCGAGCGTGCCGGTGTCCTGCGCGTAGGCGTCGTAGAGCACGAGCGTCCAAGTGCCGGAAGCGGCTTCGTTGGTCACCGGGACCGAGTAGGTCCGGGTACCCAGGTCGGTGCAGGGCAGGGAACCGGTCGCCTTCACCGAATACGTGCTGCCGTCAGGGGCCTTCAGGCTGATGCGAAGGTCCTCGGAGCAGGTGTGCGTACCGGTGATCGACACCTTGACCGGCGAGGTCGCCGTACCCGTCGCGGTGGAGGTGACCGGGCTGTTCACCGTGGCGTAGTCGTTGAGCGCGAAGTCGGTGCCGTTGGTGAACGTGCGGACACTGACGTTGCCGACGGTGAGCGTGTACTGCGCCGTGCGGTCCACCGAGGTCCCGTCACCGGTCACCGTGATGGTGCTGGTGCCGTTGGGCGTGTCCGCCGACGTCGCGATGGTGAGCGTCGAGGAGGCGCCGGACTGG contains these protein-coding regions:
- a CDS encoding DUF3152 domain-containing protein; protein product: MSPDGPFDFTLYLATPKTHDVLCGRPDGYTSCRNGNSVVLRLGRGQETCPVPGALAPVMRQQTLGLHGCEPNPWPYPDGTQYSGPSGEYDDPIPRGDS
- a CDS encoding aminoglycoside phosphotransferase family protein; its protein translation is MTGVDMEDIGARLVDRFGPGAEGWLADVPALAARLASRWGFVVGELFESGASSVVLRCSWPDGTPAVLKLSPDGALLAKQVEMLRVFAPSGRVPAVLAADADAGAMVLEEILPGTAAEDLPPSSLPQRWGELLTALHSVAPPADWPLRLRGRFEESFARIGKRLADPAISARIGEDTWQRAIERCEELLDTQTTNVLLHGDLHLGNVLDGGASRGLIAIDPKACVGDPCFDAVDYVVGGAGYEGVEARCRLVADACGLDGDRLYAWSRVVAPMFVISFLTYGGPEQAIGELLALAS
- a CDS encoding chitinase, which codes for MFGRVSRLLAITGAAVLAVTTLVVLTPAQAAVDAETCAVKSKPAGKVLQGYWENWDGASNGVHPPLGWIPITDARIKSNGYNVINAAFPVILSDGTAKWEDGMDATVKVATPSEMCAAKDAGATILMSIGGATAGIDLNSATVADKFIATIVPILKKYNFDGIDIDIETGLVGGGNIGTLSASQKNLIRIIDGVLAAMPSNFGLTMAPETAYVTGGSVVYGSIWGAYLPVIKKYADNGRLWWLNMQYYNGSMYGCSGDSYQAGTVQGFVKQTECLDKGLVIQGQTIRVPYDKQVPGLPAQAGAGGGYMSTGLVSQAYRSIPALKGLMTWSINWDGSRNWTFGNNVRSLQGR
- the dapE gene encoding succinyl-diaminopimelate desuccinylase codes for the protein MPSLDLHADPVDLTATLVDIFSVSEEEKVIADAVQSALETQAPHLEVIRNGDAVLARTNLGRPSRVLLAGHLDTVPVNENMPVRREGTGDDEILHGLGTVDMKSGDAVFLHLAAALREPKHDITFVFYDCEEIEATKNGLGRIERELPEWLQADLAILGEPSNGGIEGGCQGTMRIEIRVEGVRAHTARGWMGVNAIHGLAEPLRRLAEYTPRVVDIDGLTYREGLQATKIGGGVAGNVVPDEAVLTINHRFAPDRSAEEAEAHLREVFEGYDVKIVDLSPGALPGLSAPAAAELVAAAGGKAVAKLGWTDVARFAALGIPAVNFGPGDPTLAHTRQENVRAGEIRQVAAVLREFLS
- a CDS encoding helix-turn-helix domain-containing protein; protein product: MGEEVGGRLRRLRADRGFTQRELAEPHYTAAYVSSVETGARTPSGDALRHFAARLGVDTGELLGVTSPRDDVRLDLDIAAAAADFLAGNGSAPKMRRLARLAEKIGRDRQAGLAWLWLARFTEGDTRPRQVAAAEAALGGDIPPYRELAVALRANVLIGRGEPHHAMHLLRTALDASLGRHPHPVLLLTLHAYLADGQLRLGETVQAAYHAGEALRLARGGEEILSELTENQRRLAEAYLGEGRIADAVAAVSILHDLLHERALRPVLARCLFARALARRTDDLEGALADLRASRSAAADHAVTLELADVCRELGRLDDAAALLAEAAEAIPADSPHSASLTFQQGSLALARGDLESAEAGFAHAIDVAALRDARGVLAASIDKAGELLRDQGRSEEAADLLRRGLLLLGAEEDVQK